In the genome of Leptotrichia sp. HSP-536, the window TTTTCGATTCTTTCTTTTAGAATTCTAATTGTTGCTCCACCACCAGATAAATAAATTCCTGTTTCATAAATATCTGCCGCTACTTCTGGCTCGATTTCCTCTATTGTAAGCCTAACTTCATCAATTATTGCATCAATATGTTTTCTAATTGCTCCTTCAATTTCAGATGCTTTTATTTTCATACTTTTTGGAAGCCCTACACCTAATTCACGTCCTCTAATTTCATATTCAAAATCAGCATTATCTTGACTTATTGTATTCATTTTTAATTCTTCTGCTGTTCTTTCGCCAATTAATAAATTATGTTGTTCTTTTACAAATTCCATAATATCCTCATTTAAATGGTCTCCAGCAATTTTAATTGATTTTGATAATGCCGCTCCACCAGATACGATAAATGCAATTTCTGTAGTTCCTCCACCTATATCGACAATTAAATGCCCTTTTGGCTCAAACATGTCAATTCCTACACCAATTGCGGCTGCTATTGGTTCTTCAATTAAATAAACTTCTTTTGCTCCAGCATCCTTTACTACTTCAATTACAGCTCTTCTTTCCACTTGCGTAACTCCGCTTGGCACACAGATAATAACTCTTGAACTTTGAAATCTATCTTTTTTTATTCTATGCAAAAATCTTTCAAGCATTCTTTCAGTAACTTCATAGTTAGAAATTACGCCATTTTTTAATGGACGAATAATTTCAGTATGTTTTGCCGTTCTTCCAATTATTTCTTTGGCTTTTTCACCGATATGTTCCAATTCTTCAGTTTTTTTATTAATTGCCACGTAAGTTGGCTCATCTACTTGAATTCCTTCTCCTTTTACATACATAACAGTATTTGCTGTTCCTAAATCAATTGCTATATCCCTTGTAACTTTTGGTGATATATTGGTTTTAAACAAATCAAAAAATTTCATCTATTCCTATCTCCTTTATTTTTCGTTTTTTTACTATAATAATCTAACTCCAACTAAAACATGTACCATGAATAATTATTATATTTTAATTCTTAAATCATTTTACCATTTTTTTTAAATATACTCAAGCAACTTTAAACATTGAAGTTATAATTTTAAATATTATAAAAAATTTACTTATTTTTTATTTTATATCATCAATATTATCCGTTATTATCTGATCATCATAACTTATGATGCCAGATTCTTTTAATTGGTCGTAAATTCTTGAAGCTCTGACAAATCCTATTTTTAATTTTTTTTGCAATAATGTAATTGAGATTTTATTTTTTTCCTGTTTTATAATGTTTATCGCATTTTCAAAAAATGGATCAGTGTCATTTATTTCTTCTTCAGTTTCTTCCAAAATTTCATTTTTGTACTCTACTTTTTTTGTTGCTTTTAATGTGTCTGTCAAATTTTTAACTTCTTCGTCTGAAATATATGCTCCTTGTATTCTTTCCAGTTTTGAAGAACCATTCGCAAGTAAAAGCATGTCTCCTTGTCCTAACAATTTTTCTGCTCCAGAAGTGTCCAGTATCGTTCTTGAATCAATTTGTGATCTTAGTGCAAAGGAAATTCTGCTTGGTAAATTTGCTTTTATCATACCAGTTATGACATCCGTAGATGGACGTTGAGTTGCTACGACTAGATGTATTCCAACTGCTCTTGCCTTTTGTGCGATTCTTGCAATAGATTCTTCAACGCTTTTAGACGCAACCATCATTAAATCAGCTAATTCATCAATTATTATGACAATGTAAGGCATTTTTTCAACGTAGCTTAATATATTATAGCCTTTTATATTTCTTACTCCATTTTCCATAAGCTGCTTGTATCTTTTTTCCATTTCATTAACTGCCCATTTTAATGCAATTGCAGCCTGCTGCGGATCTATGATTACTGGAACTAGTAAATGTGGAATATCATTATATGGCATAAGTTCCA includes:
- a CDS encoding rod shape-determining protein, with the translated sequence MKFFDLFKTNISPKVTRDIAIDLGTANTVMYVKGEGIQVDEPTYVAINKKTEELEHIGEKAKEIIGRTAKHTEIIRPLKNGVISNYEVTERMLERFLHRIKKDRFQSSRVIICVPSGVTQVERRAVIEVVKDAGAKEVYLIEEPIAAAIGVGIDMFEPKGHLIVDIGGGTTEIAFIVSGGAALSKSIKIAGDHLNEDIMEFVKEQHNLLIGERTAEELKMNTISQDNADFEYEIRGRELGVGLPKSMKIKASEIEGAIRKHIDAIIDEVRLTIEEIEPEVAADIYETGIYLSGGGATIRILKERIEKELLLKVTVGDDAIHAVVTGIAQVLDDFDRYKNVIISPTHEY